The DNA window CGGCACGGCATCGGACGCCGCGGTGGCGATGGAGCTCGGCGTCGATGGCGTACTGATGAACACCGGCGTGGCCTCGGCCGCCGACCCCGTCCGGATGGCCCTGGCAATGAAGCTCGCCGTCGAGGCCGGCTGGCTCGCCGCGCACGCCGGCCGGATTCCCAAGAAGCTCTACGCCACGGCGTCTTCACCCATCGAAGGTCTGATCGAGTAGCTCGAAGTGACCCCGAGCCCAGCGAGCGCCAAGGTCCGCATCCTGCGCACTCTGGCGGTCGTCGCGGCTCTGGCGATCGTGGTGCTGACCGCCCAGGTGGCGCTGCCCTACGACTTTTGCACCTATTACACGGCCGGCCTCCTGGCCAACGAAGAAGGCGCGGCCGCGGCCTTCGACCTCGAACGGCTCAACCAGCGGCACGCCGAGCTTCATCCGGACTCCGGACGCCGGGTCGGAAGCTTCTACTACTCGCCGCTGTTTTTGATTCCCGCCTCGCTGTTGGCGCGGCTCGACTTCGCGGCCGCGCAGATGCTCAATCAGCTCATCATCCTGCTGGCTCTCGGCGGGATTCTCTACTGCGCGCTCGAGCCACTGCGGCCGCGATGGCTGCTGGCGCTGCTTTTTCTCGCTTTCGTCACCGGGGACCCAATTCGCATCCAATTCCTCTATCAGAACTGGACGGCACTGCTGGTTCTTCTGATCGCGCTCGCGCTCCGGCAGACGGTTCGTGGCCATCAGCGCACGGCGGTTCTCTTCTGGGCGCTGGCGTTCCACCTCAAGCTCTACGCCGGCCTCTTTCTGGTCCCGCTGTGGTTCATCGACAATGGTGGCAAGCGGCGCCTGGCCCTGGGCGCCATCGCGGTCTTCGTCCTACTTCTGGCCCTGCCGCTACCGTGGACCGGCTTCGAAGGACCGACCGCGTTTATCGGCGGTCTCGCCGAAGAGGCGGGCGGCGGGATCACGGTCTTCTACAACCAGATCTCGGTTCCCGCGGCGCTCGGGCGCCTGGCTCGTTCGCCGGTCGACTGGGTGACCTCGAACCGAACCGTCGACAGCCTAGCTTTGAAGGCCCTGGTCTGGTTGTCGCTGGCCGGCTTCGTCTTGGCCGTGTGGAAGCTGCGCGAGCGGCCGAGCGGCGGGCGGCGGGCTCTCGCTCTGACGATCCCCTATCTCTTGCTGTTTCTCCCCAAGATGTGGGACCACGGTGAGCTGCTGTTTCTGGCGCTCTTCGCCCTCGCTGCCCTACCCCGGCGCGTCGAGGCCTTCGCCGCCGTCTACCTCGTCCTGAGCTTCACCTACTTCCCGCTCGTCCAGCACCTCATGGAGCGGGCACTCACAGAGGAGATCGGGGCGGCCCAGGTCCAGATCCTGCTCCTGTTCTATCCGCTCCTGAACCTCCTCGCCGCGGTCGCACTGGTGCAGCAGAAGGCGACCTCCGAATCGCTGCCGGACACTACTTAGGCCGGTCGTCGCCCGCGGTCTGTTGCCTCGCCGCAAGGCGCGGCCGGACCAGGATCAGCTGCCCCGTGGGCTCGATCACGGCGGTCTCCTCGACCCCCGGCACCTGCTCGCGCCATGAATCAAAGCTGTACCGGCCGGCGATGGCGACGTCCACTTCCGGGCTCAGAAGGCGCGACTGCCACACCTGGAGGTCGGCTCGGCGAAAGGACAGTCTGGCGATACTCTCTCGCACCACCAGCTGGCCCCCCATCCGTCGCTTCCGAAAGAGCTCCGGTGAAACCTGAATCGAGGACGGTCTCTCCGCCTCGATCACATCGCGGAAGGCCCGCCACGGATAGAGAATCAGGTCGCCA is part of the bacterium genome and encodes:
- a CDS encoding DUF2029 domain-containing protein — protein: MTPSPASAKVRILRTLAVVAALAIVVLTAQVALPYDFCTYYTAGLLANEEGAAAAFDLERLNQRHAELHPDSGRRVGSFYYSPLFLIPASLLARLDFAAAQMLNQLIILLALGGILYCALEPLRPRWLLALLFLAFVTGDPIRIQFLYQNWTALLVLLIALALRQTVRGHQRTAVLFWALAFHLKLYAGLFLVPLWFIDNGGKRRLALGAIAVFVLLLALPLPWTGFEGPTAFIGGLAEEAGGGITVFYNQISVPAALGRLARSPVDWVTSNRTVDSLALKALVWLSLAGFVLAVWKLRERPSGGRRALALTIPYLLLFLPKMWDHGELLFLALFALAALPRRVEAFAAVYLVLSFTYFPLVQHLMERALTEEIGAAQVQILLLFYPLLNLLAAVALVQQKATSESLPDTT